One genomic region from Oscillospiraceae bacterium encodes:
- a CDS encoding C69 family dipeptidase, with translation MKRRFATFGKRAAAVSLTVVFFVVTAIGASACTSFYLGKGTTENGAVIWGRSEDISARYAKLYRVHPAETHGEGEDYVSSTGFRWPYPAQTLRYTYVADSVLNEGYTPEPYAEAGINEKNVAISATVTLSGMRTAITGSRNTLGLDTLVSTQNGGLAETDLTSVVLMQATSARHAVELVAEVVDTVGAAGTEGFMVSDPDEVWYMQLLSGHQYVAVKAPADKIGFSPNMPGNVDVSDVENVVASPGLISVAQQAGTLRLDEAGFIKIADSYANLPTSVAGRLWLGANYLHDEETAKALTPGYISYFQSPRPEKNYTLYEALRLLAYRGEGTSKDAGSGTGNSSAIGNDGTVEAHVFETRDDLPTPLATVEWLSIAPPEFGVYLPFYGALVTETYEMYGRPDTASYNNADPDANSMYWVFRELYTLCKGPRDATELGSRALRTRYGAGVQAFWERYQKSLIAQQTDVDAAMVEIYEHNPALAQKKATDISKAISEEAYVYAKALLRELKAFQAAGTTGAFVPSLLADESALPTYAGLLTVLSAPAPVLEPGADASLSASVTVDNISASEAAATLIVALYAADGRLLGTQTETAALPSFTETALALSANSGAAAYARAFVWQSDMAPIGGAQALPLLSAAD, from the coding sequence ATGAAAAGAAGGTTTGCAACATTTGGGAAACGGGCGGCGGCCGTGTCGCTCACAGTGGTCTTCTTTGTGGTCACCGCCATCGGCGCCAGCGCCTGCACCAGCTTCTACCTCGGCAAGGGCACCACGGAAAACGGCGCTGTGATCTGGGGCCGCTCCGAGGACATCTCGGCCCGCTACGCGAAGCTCTACCGCGTCCATCCCGCGGAGACGCACGGGGAGGGAGAAGACTATGTGTCCTCCACCGGCTTCCGCTGGCCGTACCCGGCGCAGACACTGCGCTACACCTACGTGGCGGATTCCGTACTCAACGAAGGCTACACGCCGGAGCCTTACGCCGAGGCCGGCATCAATGAGAAAAACGTCGCCATCTCCGCCACCGTCACGCTGAGCGGCATGCGAACCGCCATCACCGGCAGTCGCAACACCCTTGGTCTTGATACGCTCGTCTCCACCCAGAACGGCGGACTGGCCGAGACCGACCTCACGTCGGTGGTGCTGATGCAGGCGACCTCGGCCCGCCACGCCGTGGAACTGGTCGCCGAGGTCGTCGACACCGTGGGCGCGGCCGGCACGGAGGGTTTCATGGTGAGCGACCCGGACGAAGTCTGGTACATGCAGCTTCTCTCCGGGCACCAGTACGTGGCGGTCAAGGCGCCCGCCGACAAGATCGGCTTCTCGCCCAACATGCCGGGCAATGTGGACGTCAGCGACGTGGAGAACGTGGTCGCCTCCCCCGGACTCATATCCGTCGCCCAGCAGGCCGGCACGCTGAGGCTGGACGAGGCGGGGTTTATCAAGATTGCGGACAGCTACGCGAACCTCCCGACCAGCGTCGCGGGCCGCCTATGGCTGGGCGCCAACTATCTGCACGACGAGGAGACGGCGAAGGCCCTGACCCCCGGTTACATCAGCTACTTCCAGAGCCCGCGTCCCGAGAAGAATTACACCTTGTATGAGGCGTTGCGCCTGCTCGCCTACCGCGGGGAGGGCACGTCCAAGGACGCCGGCAGCGGCACGGGCAACAGCTCCGCCATCGGCAACGACGGCACGGTGGAGGCGCACGTGTTTGAGACCCGGGACGATCTGCCGACCCCGCTGGCCACCGTGGAGTGGCTCAGCATCGCGCCGCCCGAGTTCGGCGTGTATCTCCCGTTCTACGGCGCCCTGGTGACCGAGACCTACGAGATGTACGGCCGGCCCGACACCGCCTCTTACAACAACGCAGACCCGGATGCAAATTCCATGTACTGGGTGTTCCGCGAGCTCTACACGCTCTGCAAGGGCCCGCGGGACGCCACAGAGCTCGGATCCCGCGCACTCCGCACGCGCTACGGCGCCGGCGTGCAGGCCTTCTGGGAGCGGTATCAGAAATCTCTCATCGCGCAGCAGACCGACGTGGACGCCGCCATGGTGGAGATCTACGAACACAACCCGGCCCTGGCCCAGAAGAAGGCCACGGACATCTCGAAGGCCATCTCTGAAGAGGCCTATGTGTACGCGAAGGCGCTCCTGCGGGAGCTGAAGGCCTTCCAGGCCGCCGGCACGACAGGCGCGTTTGTACCCTCTCTGCTGGCCGACGAGAGCGCTCTGCCGACCTACGCCGGGCTGCTCACCGTTCTGTCCGCGCCTGCGCCTGTCCTTGAGCCCGGGGCCGACGCCTCTCTCTCCGCCTCCGTCACGGTCGACAACATCTCCGCCTCGGAGGCCGCCGCGACGCTCATCGTCGCGCTGTACGCCGCCGACGGCCGGCTGCTGGGCACCCAAACCGAGACGGCCGCGCTCCCATCGTTTACAGAGACCGCGCTTGCCCTCTCCGCCAATTCAGGCGCCGCCGCCTACGCGCGGGCCTTTGTCTGGCAATCCGACATGGCCCCGATCGGCGGCGCGCAGGCGCTGCCTCTCCTGTCGGCCGCCGACTGA
- a CDS encoding cyclic lactone autoinducer peptide — protein sequence MRLGGLFASLALVLGVASSQAVCTLWFHQPKVPQGMSRFKRSR from the coding sequence ATGCGACTGGGTGGATTGTTCGCATCCTTGGCTTTGGTGCTGGGCGTAGCGTCTTCGCAGGCGGTTTGTACTTTGTGGTTCCATCAGCCCAAAGTGCCGCAGGGTATGAGCAGGTTCAAGAGGAGCAGGTAG
- a CDS encoding YaaR family protein — protein MKIQDVSGFHNLIRAGTGVERREAAGQTLSFRQELAQLSRAEAERKLTELQQDIDRQGQALARRCDIVELKKYREMIAEFMYEAVRFAFSFKKQSMMDARGRHRIYALIKRINKKLEELAAQVLQDQADALAVMHSIDELRGLLLDLYL, from the coding sequence ATGAAGATCCAGGACGTCAGCGGTTTTCACAATCTTATCCGCGCCGGAACGGGGGTGGAGCGCCGGGAAGCGGCCGGCCAGACGCTCAGTTTCCGGCAGGAACTCGCGCAGCTCAGCCGCGCGGAGGCCGAGCGCAAACTGACAGAGCTGCAGCAGGACATCGACCGGCAGGGGCAGGCGCTGGCCCGCCGGTGCGACATCGTGGAGCTGAAGAAGTACCGGGAGATGATCGCCGAGTTCATGTACGAGGCGGTGCGTTTCGCGTTTTCATTCAAAAAGCAGTCGATGATGGACGCACGCGGGCGGCATCGGATCTACGCCCTCATCAAGCGGATCAACAAAAAACTGGAGGAACTGGCCGCGCAGGTGCTGCAGGACCAGGCGGACGCCCTGGCCGTCATGCACTCCATCGACGAACTCCGCGGTCTGCTGCTGGATCTGTACCTCTAA
- a CDS encoding LytTR family DNA-binding domain-containing protein, whose amino-acid sequence MRVAVCDDEGVLRAQLREVIDASGVLPGDAVIAEFSSGSALLNSHRERPFDIIFLDIQMEGLSGLETGQEIRKIDRDAIIIFLTSHGQYVFQSFQVEAFDYIVKPADAQKVSEVLSRALEKHRGRHHMIECKWEDITCALDVSEIVYLEASLRHVVFVTKSKKYECAGKIGEYEERLSPYGFFRCNHGTLINMHYIKRIKDTRIFTIYGQHVDMSVRKKRDCLKAFNAFLAKYGV is encoded by the coding sequence GTGCGTGTGGCTGTTTGTGACGACGAGGGTGTTCTCAGGGCGCAATTGCGCGAGGTGATCGATGCGAGCGGTGTTTTGCCCGGTGATGCCGTGATTGCTGAGTTTTCAAGCGGAAGCGCGCTTTTGAACAGCCACAGGGAACGTCCGTTTGACATCATTTTTTTAGACATTCAGATGGAGGGCCTGTCCGGCCTGGAAACGGGGCAGGAAATTCGGAAGATTGACAGAGATGCCATCATCATATTTTTGACGAGTCATGGCCAATATGTGTTTCAGTCCTTTCAAGTGGAGGCATTCGACTATATTGTGAAGCCTGCCGACGCCCAAAAGGTCAGTGAAGTGTTGAGCAGGGCATTGGAAAAACACAGAGGCCGACATCATATGATCGAATGCAAGTGGGAGGATATTACTTGCGCGCTTGACGTCAGTGAAATTGTCTATCTAGAGGCGAGCCTCCGACATGTTGTATTTGTGACAAAAAGTAAAAAATATGAGTGCGCTGGCAAAATCGGCGAATATGAGGAGCGCCTATCTCCGTACGGTTTTTTCAGATGTAACCATGGGACATTGATCAACATGCACTATATCAAGAGGATCAAAGATACACGTATATTCACAATCTATGGTCAGCATGTGGACATGAGCGTCCGGAAAAAACGGGACTGTTTGAAAGCTTTCAATGCCTTTCTTGCCAAGTATGGAGTGTGA
- the mgtE gene encoding magnesium transporter — MEMFDYNMLLDDLGSKQYQRLQTELLQQNPADIAGFLETLESEKAVIIFRMLTKDTASEVFANLFPETQRSIIEALTDKEIAVIIEELYLDDAADFIEEMPAGIVKKVLANAREDTRAQINSLLQYPDNSAGSIMTVEFVDLPGGITIAEAFGRIRKVGPDKETIYTCYVTDGTRHLEGVVSVRKLLLADSGARVRDVMDTVFVAARTLDDQEAVAHQFKKYDLLSLPVVDKEDRLVGIITIDDIIDVVQEEATEDFEKMAAMRPSEKPYLRTGILSLARNRITWLLVLMISGMITGGIMKQYTAAIAAVPLLVTFVPMITGTGGNAGSQSSTVVIRGMALEEIGARDFARIWWKELRTSLVVGVLLSAVNFVRVYLQERDVVLGLTVSFSMLLTVVIAQTLGGLLPMVARAFRADPAVMAAPLISTMVDAVSLIIFFSIAQLILPL; from the coding sequence ATGGAAATGTTTGATTACAATATGCTGCTCGACGACCTGGGCAGCAAGCAATATCAGCGTCTGCAGACGGAGCTGCTGCAGCAAAATCCCGCGGACATCGCGGGTTTTTTGGAGACATTGGAGAGCGAAAAGGCGGTCATCATCTTCCGAATGCTGACCAAAGACACGGCGAGTGAGGTGTTTGCCAATCTCTTTCCCGAAACCCAGCGGTCGATCATCGAGGCGCTGACCGACAAGGAGATCGCCGTCATCATCGAAGAACTCTACCTGGATGATGCGGCGGATTTCATCGAGGAGATGCCGGCCGGTATCGTCAAGAAAGTGCTGGCCAACGCGCGGGAGGACACGCGCGCGCAGATCAACTCCCTGCTGCAGTACCCGGACAATTCGGCCGGTAGCATCATGACCGTGGAATTTGTGGACCTGCCCGGCGGCATCACGATCGCCGAGGCGTTCGGCCGCATCCGAAAGGTCGGGCCCGACAAGGAAACGATCTACACCTGTTACGTCACCGACGGGACGCGCCACCTGGAGGGCGTCGTGTCGGTGCGCAAATTGTTGCTCGCGGACAGCGGCGCGCGGGTGCGCGACGTCATGGACACGGTGTTTGTCGCGGCCCGGACGCTGGACGACCAGGAGGCCGTGGCCCACCAGTTCAAAAAGTACGACCTCCTGAGCCTCCCCGTCGTGGACAAAGAGGACAGACTGGTGGGCATCATCACGATCGACGACATCATCGACGTCGTGCAAGAGGAGGCCACCGAGGACTTCGAGAAGATGGCGGCCATGCGCCCCTCCGAAAAGCCATACTTGCGCACCGGCATCCTGAGCCTGGCGCGCAACCGCATCACCTGGCTGCTGGTGCTGATGATCTCCGGCATGATCACCGGGGGCATCATGAAGCAATACACGGCGGCCATTGCGGCCGTTCCGCTGCTTGTGACCTTCGTGCCGATGATCACCGGCACGGGCGGCAACGCGGGCAGCCAGAGCTCCACGGTGGTGATCCGCGGTATGGCGCTCGAGGAGATCGGCGCCCGGGACTTTGCCCGGATCTGGTGGAAGGAACTGAGGACAAGCCTCGTGGTGGGCGTGCTCCTGTCGGCCGTCAATTTTGTGCGCGTATATCTGCAGGAGAGAGATGTGGTGTTGGGGCTCACGGTGTCCTTCAGCATGCTGCTCACCGTGGTCATCGCGCAGACCTTGGGCGGATTGCTGCCGATGGTGGCCCGCGCCTTCCGGGCGGACCCCGCCGTGATGGCGGCCCCGCTCATCAGCACGATGGTGGACGCCGTCTCTCTGATCATCTTTTTCTCCATCGCGCAGCTCATTTTGCCGCTGTGA
- a CDS encoding accessory gene regulator B family protein, with protein sequence MIARMSRGISSFFMAHGLIAADDEEVYTYSFEILLSTFANFLALTFLSVITRTVPESALYLLGFAPLRQIAGGYHAKNHFRCFLILMCSYAVFLLLLLYLPVDVQFPVIVTSVLLSVVYVFLFAPAEDANKPLSYEEKVRFKKKSRCFIAGYAATIGLLTGFVPDKKFVFSLAMGVFTAAISLMANFIRYENGKQREQEGGGV encoded by the coding sequence ATGATTGCTCGGATGTCCAGAGGCATATCATCGTTTTTCATGGCCCACGGGCTCATCGCGGCGGATGATGAGGAAGTTTATACGTACAGTTTTGAAATCCTGCTGTCGACATTTGCGAATTTCCTTGCGCTGACGTTTCTGTCTGTCATCACCCGTACCGTACCAGAAAGCGCTCTGTATCTGTTGGGATTTGCGCCGCTTCGTCAGATCGCCGGCGGATATCATGCGAAAAATCATTTCAGGTGTTTCCTTATTTTAATGTGTTCTTATGCGGTGTTTCTATTGCTCTTGTTGTATCTCCCGGTGGATGTTCAGTTCCCGGTCATTGTCACAAGTGTTTTGTTATCAGTCGTCTATGTGTTTCTCTTTGCGCCGGCGGAAGACGCGAACAAACCGCTCTCGTACGAGGAGAAGGTCCGATTCAAGAAAAAGAGTCGCTGTTTCATCGCTGGGTATGCCGCAACAATAGGTTTGCTGACTGGTTTCGTGCCTGACAAAAAATTTGTCTTTTCTTTAGCGATGGGAGTTTTTACCGCAGCAATATCTCTAATGGCGAATTTTATAAGGTATGAAAACGGTAAGCAACGTGAGCAGGAAGGAGGTGGAGTATGA
- a CDS encoding ABC transporter ATP-binding protein/permease, with translation MPAEKAKNFGGAMRRLAGYLRPQWPAVAAVFVMTILSVGSNIAGPRIMETGINELVSAVSQKISAGAAARMDFTPFGRALTLMLGAYLAAALFLFVQSRLMTRVSRNVIYHMRREVDRKLSRLPLSYYDGTGRGEILSRVTNDIDNISATLQQNLTQIVTAVFTLFGVLIMMFTIHATLTLLCLLTLPLMFLATALIMRRSQKYFGTQWASTGALGALTEEAYTGHEIITAFGREEAMRTRFGEENTRLYRAGFRAQFLSGIIMPMMWMLNNLNFVVVCVYGGVQVAGGAMSFGAVQAMIQYARQFTQPIQQTSAILNMLQSTAASAERVFELLDVAEETPDTGDTRLSDPRGAVCFENVSFAYRPDAPLIAHMNLSLRPGQRVAIVGPTGAGKTTIVNLLMRFYELDEGRITVDGTDIRSMRRRDLRALFGMVLQDTWLFHGTIRENIAYGRQDADAAAVRRAASVASVDHFVRTLEHGYDTEINDDATNISQGQKQLLTIARAFLSDPQILILDEATSSVDTRTEILIQRAMEKLMQNRTSFIIAHRLSTIRDADLILVMRDGAIVEQGRHEELLAQGGFYAEMYNSQFAEEATS, from the coding sequence ATGCCGGCGGAGAAGGCGAAAAACTTCGGCGGCGCCATGCGGCGTCTGGCCGGCTACCTGCGGCCGCAGTGGCCCGCCGTCGCCGCCGTGTTTGTGATGACCATTTTGAGCGTCGGGTCCAACATCGCCGGACCCAGAATCATGGAGACCGGGATCAACGAGCTTGTAAGCGCCGTCTCACAGAAGATCTCCGCGGGCGCCGCCGCGCGGATGGACTTCACCCCCTTCGGCCGCGCGCTGACGCTCATGCTGGGCGCCTATCTCGCGGCGGCGCTGTTTCTGTTTGTGCAGTCGCGTCTCATGACGCGTGTGTCGCGCAACGTCATCTACCACATGCGCCGCGAGGTCGACAGAAAGCTCTCCCGCCTGCCGCTCTCCTACTACGACGGCACCGGCCGCGGCGAGATCCTCTCCCGCGTGACGAACGACATCGACAACATCAGCGCCACGCTCCAGCAAAATCTGACCCAGATCGTCACGGCAGTGTTCACGCTGTTTGGCGTCCTCATCATGATGTTTACAATCCACGCCACGCTGACCCTCCTTTGTCTGCTGACGCTGCCGCTTATGTTTTTGGCGACGGCGCTCATCATGCGGCGTTCACAGAAATACTTTGGCACTCAGTGGGCGTCCACCGGAGCGCTGGGCGCGCTGACGGAGGAGGCCTACACGGGGCACGAGATTATAACCGCTTTCGGCCGGGAGGAGGCCATGCGCACCCGCTTTGGGGAGGAGAACACACGGCTGTACCGCGCGGGGTTTCGCGCACAGTTTTTATCCGGTATCATCATGCCGATGATGTGGATGCTGAACAACTTGAACTTCGTCGTCGTCTGCGTGTACGGCGGCGTGCAGGTAGCCGGCGGGGCCATGTCGTTCGGCGCCGTGCAGGCGATGATCCAATACGCCCGGCAGTTCACCCAGCCCATCCAGCAGACCTCCGCGATTCTCAACATGCTGCAGTCCACCGCAGCCTCGGCCGAACGGGTTTTCGAACTGCTGGACGTAGCGGAAGAGACGCCGGACACCGGCGACACCCGGCTGTCGGACCCGCGCGGCGCGGTGTGTTTCGAGAACGTATCGTTTGCTTACCGTCCGGACGCGCCGCTGATCGCGCACATGAATTTGTCGCTGCGCCCCGGTCAGCGGGTGGCCATTGTCGGGCCGACCGGCGCGGGCAAGACGACGATCGTCAACCTGCTCATGCGCTTCTACGAGCTGGATGAAGGCCGCATCACGGTGGACGGCACGGACATCCGTTCGATGCGGCGGCGGGATCTGCGCGCGCTGTTTGGCATGGTGCTGCAGGACACTTGGCTCTTTCACGGCACCATCCGCGAAAACATCGCCTACGGTCGTCAGGACGCCGACGCGGCGGCGGTGCGGCGGGCGGCGTCCGTCGCGTCCGTCGACCACTTTGTGCGCACGTTGGAACACGGCTACGACACGGAGATCAACGACGACGCCACGAACATCTCACAGGGTCAGAAGCAGCTTCTGACCATCGCTCGGGCGTTTCTGTCCGACCCGCAGATTTTGATCCTGGACGAGGCCACCTCCTCGGTGGACACCCGCACGGAGATTTTGATCCAGCGGGCGATGGAAAAACTCATGCAAAACCGCACCAGCTTCATTATCGCTCACCGACTTTCCACCATCCGGGACGCGGACCTCATCTTGGTCATGCGCGACGGCGCCATCGTCGAACAGGGCCGCCACGAGGAGCTCCTCGCCCAGGGCGGCTTCTACGCCGAGATGTACAACAGCCAGTTCGCCGAAGAGGCCACCTCATAA
- a CDS encoding ABC transporter ATP-binding protein/permease: MIRLLKRHLRPYAGSIGAVLLLLLTQALLDLYLPTLNREIINNGIMPNPVTGQSNVPYIWRTGGFMLLTATVSMACAIAASWFASRTAMAAGRDIRTRLFAHVQSFSRQEMDRFGTPSLITRTTNDVQQVQIAVMMMLRMMVTAPLMAVGGVVMALRQDVTLSSIIAVIVPVMALFVALLASRFLPMMGLQQKKLDRLTQVMREKLSGVRVIRAFVREDYEEARFDTANREHADVNLKIGRLMAYMMPAMTILFNTSMAAVLWFGAHRIDAGLMDMGRLMAFLTYLMQILMSVMIAVMMFILLPRAAASAGRINEVLGLAPSIREPEPGAARDLGNFGQAPALIRFDHVSFRYPGAEADVLTDICFDAAPGQVVAVVGSTGSGKSTLVNLIPRFFDVTEGAVLLGGTDIRSLPLHTLRAQIGFIPQKAFLFTGTVASNLRCGREEADDEALWEALAIAQARDFVAAMPNGLVAPIEQGGANVSGGQRQRLAIARALVKQPALYVFDDSFSALDLKTDAALRAALRRSLSNAVIFIVAQRISTIQRADLILVLDEGRMAGRGTHEELLRTCEVYREIARSQLPKGGRPA; the protein is encoded by the coding sequence ATCATCAGGTTGCTCAAACGGCACCTTCGGCCCTATGCGGGGTCAATCGGCGCCGTGTTGTTGTTGCTGCTCACGCAGGCGCTGCTCGACTTGTATCTGCCGACCCTCAACCGGGAGATCATCAACAACGGCATCATGCCAAACCCCGTGACGGGGCAGTCGAATGTACCCTATATCTGGCGCACCGGCGGCTTTATGCTGCTCACAGCCACTGTTTCGATGGCCTGCGCCATCGCCGCCTCCTGGTTTGCCTCGCGCACCGCCATGGCCGCCGGACGCGACATCCGGACCCGGTTGTTTGCACATGTGCAGTCCTTCTCTCGGCAGGAAATGGACCGCTTCGGCACGCCCTCGCTCATTACACGGACGACAAACGACGTACAGCAGGTGCAGATCGCCGTCATGATGATGCTGCGTATGATGGTCACGGCACCCCTCATGGCCGTCGGCGGCGTTGTCATGGCCCTGCGGCAGGACGTGACGCTCTCCTCCATCATCGCCGTTATCGTACCGGTCATGGCTCTCTTTGTGGCGCTGCTGGCGTCGCGCTTTCTGCCGATGATGGGCCTTCAGCAAAAGAAACTCGACCGGCTGACGCAGGTCATGCGAGAAAAACTCTCCGGCGTGCGCGTCATCCGCGCCTTCGTCCGGGAGGATTACGAGGAGGCGCGTTTCGACACAGCCAACCGCGAACACGCCGACGTCAATTTGAAGATTGGCCGGCTGATGGCCTATATGATGCCCGCCATGACCATCTTGTTCAACACCTCGATGGCGGCTGTGCTGTGGTTCGGCGCCCACCGCATCGACGCGGGCCTCATGGACATGGGCCGGCTAATGGCCTTTCTCACTTATTTGATGCAAATTCTTATGTCCGTCATGATCGCCGTCATGATGTTCATTCTGTTGCCGCGCGCGGCGGCCTCAGCCGGCCGTATCAACGAAGTGCTGGGCCTCGCGCCCTCGATCCGGGAACCGGAACCCGGCGCGGCGCGGGACCTGGGCAACTTCGGGCAAGCGCCGGCGCTCATCCGGTTCGACCATGTGTCGTTCCGCTACCCAGGCGCCGAGGCCGACGTGCTCACGGACATCTGTTTTGACGCCGCGCCGGGTCAGGTCGTCGCCGTCGTCGGCTCGACAGGGTCGGGCAAATCTACGCTGGTAAACCTCATCCCCCGTTTCTTCGACGTGACGGAGGGCGCCGTCCTGCTGGGCGGCACGGACATCCGCAGCCTGCCGCTGCACACGCTGCGCGCCCAGATCGGATTTATCCCCCAAAAGGCGTTTCTCTTCACCGGCACGGTGGCCTCAAACCTCCGCTGCGGCCGGGAGGAGGCCGACGACGAAGCCCTGTGGGAGGCGCTTGCGATCGCGCAGGCGCGGGACTTCGTCGCCGCGATGCCAAACGGGCTGGTGGCGCCGATCGAACAGGGCGGCGCCAACGTCTCCGGCGGGCAGCGGCAGCGGCTGGCCATCGCCCGCGCGCTGGTGAAACAGCCGGCGCTCTATGTGTTTGACGACAGCTTCTCCGCACTCGATCTCAAGACTGACGCCGCGCTGCGCGCCGCGCTCCGGCGTTCTCTCTCGAACGCCGTGATCTTCATTGTGGCGCAGCGTATCTCCACGATCCAAAGGGCCGACCTCATCCTGGTGCTGGACGAGGGCCGCATGGCGGGCCGCGGGACGCACGAGGAACTCCTGCGCACCTGCGAGGTGTACCGGGAGATTGCGCGCTCCCAGCTTCCGAAAGGGGGGAGACCCGCGTGA
- a CDS encoding GHKL domain-containing protein, which yields MDKLLIDLLGTGVEILAIMLFYGTFWEMKKRNWPILIGGLVCATIVNVVVTAYFQGAIILPAVAVVINCCLSFYFVSNVTSKFLLVLVITVIMLTTEILVGILLVQVLEIQIAEMQSNFSTYILGVLVSKFVSLLLVYLIRFFINKGKEQVDRQFNLLMMFMPVQSIILCFIINEFTSNIDNPRISTLGLLAVIISLCLVFITIIILDRQRRALSYKKEYELAQLRLEIQIEHYQKLYQTQREVRSIRHDMNNALIAISGMLAEGQIGDALRHIKRIQTDIKRTADVVDTGFPAIDAILQAKINRASESDIHVVHTVLLVGSLAVDQFDLAVVVASALDNAIEGILRSADVKREILLRITNTSGNVSVLVENFVSGPVDVSFRTSKPDKGNHGFGLAQIKAIAHKYDGDVTPHWDPKDGKFSLKVLLQNRSV from the coding sequence ATGGATAAATTGTTGATTGATTTGCTGGGGACAGGCGTCGAAATTCTTGCTATCATGCTATTTTATGGAACATTTTGGGAGATGAAAAAACGCAATTGGCCTATCCTTATAGGGGGGCTTGTCTGTGCTACTATCGTTAATGTTGTGGTCACAGCATATTTTCAAGGTGCAATCATACTTCCTGCTGTGGCTGTTGTCATCAACTGTTGTCTGAGTTTTTATTTTGTGTCCAATGTCACGTCGAAGTTCCTACTCGTTCTGGTGATTACAGTGATCATGTTGACGACAGAAATACTCGTTGGCATTTTGCTTGTGCAAGTTTTAGAAATCCAGATTGCAGAAATGCAAAGCAATTTTTCAACATATATTCTGGGCGTACTTGTATCAAAATTTGTTTCGCTGCTTTTGGTGTACTTGATCAGGTTTTTCATAAACAAAGGAAAAGAACAGGTGGATAGACAATTCAATCTACTGATGATGTTTATGCCGGTACAATCCATCATCCTCTGTTTTATTATAAATGAATTTACCTCAAACATCGACAATCCTCGTATCTCCACGTTGGGTTTGCTAGCTGTAATCATCTCGTTGTGTCTGGTATTTATCACAATAATTATCCTTGACAGACAGCGCAGGGCTTTGTCCTATAAAAAGGAATATGAGTTGGCGCAGCTCAGATTGGAAATCCAGATCGAGCACTATCAAAAACTCTATCAAACACAGCGTGAGGTAAGGTCGATCCGTCATGACATGAACAACGCGCTGATCGCCATATCCGGCATGTTGGCAGAGGGCCAGATAGGGGACGCTCTGAGGCACATAAAGAGGATTCAAACGGATATCAAGAGAACGGCAGATGTCGTAGACACGGGATTCCCGGCCATCGATGCGATTTTACAGGCAAAAATCAACAGAGCCAGCGAATCTGACATACACGTTGTCCACACAGTGTTGCTGGTCGGCAGTCTGGCTGTCGACCAGTTTGATTTGGCTGTTGTTGTGGCCAGCGCGCTGGACAACGCCATCGAGGGGATTTTGCGCTCGGCCGATGTGAAAAGGGAGATTCTGCTTCGCATCACAAATACGTCCGGCAACGTCTCGGTTCTTGTCGAAAACTTCGTCTCCGGACCGGTGGACGTGAGCTTCCGGACATCAAAGCCGGACAAAGGAAATCACGGATTCGGACTTGCGCAGATAAAGGCGATCGCACACAAGTACGATGGGGATGTGACCCCGCATTGGGACCCAAAAGATGGAAAATTTTCACTCAAAGTGCTCCTACAGAATCGGTCTGTTTAA